A window of the Loxodonta africana isolate mLoxAfr1 chromosome 3, mLoxAfr1.hap2, whole genome shotgun sequence genome harbors these coding sequences:
- the LOC111748534 gene encoding zinc finger protein 699-like isoform X2, whose amino-acid sequence MDSVVLEDVAVNFTQEEWALLSAVQRNLYKDVMLETFWNLASVDWCIQVKTTGSSHPRDIFGNEISSDEKIKSFRRNDSLSDLEEKGKLHNTEDQPQIQRKHLRGQVGSHRGQKIPACEVCGKTFTYSSSLKVHLRRHSGEKPYECKECGKAFNCPTYFREHVRMHTGEKPYECKYCWRAFNFYSSLQEHERTHTGEKPYKCKQCGKAFTFYSSLHGHWKTHSEPRPYECKQCGKGFRCPKYFQQHVNMHSQEKPYECKECGKVYSMPANLRQHMIMHSGERPYECKQCGKTFRWTTSLRLHMRTHSSEKPYECKQCGKAYKCLISLQGHVRKHTGENP is encoded by the exons GACTCGGTGGTCTTAGAGGACGTGGCTGTAAACTTCACccaggaagagtgggctttgctgaGTGCTGTTCAGAGGAATCTCTACAAggatgtgatgctggaaaccTTCTGGAACTTGGCCTCAGTAG ATTGGTGTATTCAAGTTAAAACCACTGGATCAAGTCATCCGCGGGATATATTTGGAAATGAAATCTCCAGTGATGAGAAAATTAAAAGTTTCAGAAGAAATGATTCCTTGTCTGATTTGGAAGAAAAAGGGAAACTTCATAACACTGAAGATCAGCCCCAAATCCAGAGGAAGCATTTGAG GGGACAAGTGGGCAGTCACAGAGGACAGAAAATCCCTGCATGTGAAgtatgtgggaaaacctttacgTATTCCTCATCCCTTAAAGTACATTTAAGACggcacagtggagagaaaccctatgaatgtaaggaatgtgggaaagccttcaatTGTCCCACATACTTTCGAGAACACGTGAGAAtgcacactggagagaaaccctatgaatgcaAGTATTGTTGGAGAGCCTTCAATTTTTACTCATCCCTTCAGGAACATGAGAgaactcacactggagagaaaccctataaatGTAAACAGTGTGGAAAAGCTTTCACTTTTTATTCCTCCCTTCATGGACATTGGAAAACACACAGTGAACCGAGACCTTATGAATGCAAGCAATGTGGAAAAGGTTTCCGTTGTCCCAAATACTTTCAACAACATGTGAACATGCACAGTCAAGAGAAACCCtacgaatgtaaggaatgtgggaaagtctACAGTATGCCTGCAAACCTTCGACAACATATGATAATGCACAGTGGCGAGAGACCCTATGAATGTAaacaatgtgggaaaaccttcagaTGGACTACCTCCTTACGATTACATATGAGAACTCACTCTAgcgagaaaccctatgaatgtaagcaGTGTGGGAAAGCCTACAAGTGTCTTATATCCCTTCAAGGACATGTAAGAAAACACACTGGAGAGAATCCTTAA
- the LOC111748534 gene encoding zinc finger protein 77-like isoform X3, translated as MLETFWNLASVDWCIQVKTTGSSHPRDIFGNEISSDEKIKSFRRNDSLSDLEEKGKLHNTEDQPQIQRKHLRGQVGSHRGQKIPACEVCGKTFTYSSSLKVHLRRHSGEKPYECKECGKAFNCPTYFREHVRMHTGEKPYECKYCWRAFNFYSSLQEHERTHTGEKPYKCKQCGKAFTFYSSLHGHWKTHSEPRPYECKQCGKGFRCPKYFQQHVNMHSQEKPYECKECGKVYSMPANLRQHMIMHSGERPYECKQCGKTFRWTTSLRLHMRTHSSEKPYECKQCGKAYKCLISLQGHVRKHTGENP; from the exons atgctggaaaccTTCTGGAACTTGGCCTCAGTAG ATTGGTGTATTCAAGTTAAAACCACTGGATCAAGTCATCCGCGGGATATATTTGGAAATGAAATCTCCAGTGATGAGAAAATTAAAAGTTTCAGAAGAAATGATTCCTTGTCTGATTTGGAAGAAAAAGGGAAACTTCATAACACTGAAGATCAGCCCCAAATCCAGAGGAAGCATTTGAG GGGACAAGTGGGCAGTCACAGAGGACAGAAAATCCCTGCATGTGAAgtatgtgggaaaacctttacgTATTCCTCATCCCTTAAAGTACATTTAAGACggcacagtggagagaaaccctatgaatgtaaggaatgtgggaaagccttcaatTGTCCCACATACTTTCGAGAACACGTGAGAAtgcacactggagagaaaccctatgaatgcaAGTATTGTTGGAGAGCCTTCAATTTTTACTCATCCCTTCAGGAACATGAGAgaactcacactggagagaaaccctataaatGTAAACAGTGTGGAAAAGCTTTCACTTTTTATTCCTCCCTTCATGGACATTGGAAAACACACAGTGAACCGAGACCTTATGAATGCAAGCAATGTGGAAAAGGTTTCCGTTGTCCCAAATACTTTCAACAACATGTGAACATGCACAGTCAAGAGAAACCCtacgaatgtaaggaatgtgggaaagtctACAGTATGCCTGCAAACCTTCGACAACATATGATAATGCACAGTGGCGAGAGACCCTATGAATGTAaacaatgtgggaaaaccttcagaTGGACTACCTCCTTACGATTACATATGAGAACTCACTCTAgcgagaaaccctatgaatgtaagcaGTGTGGGAAAGCCTACAAGTGTCTTATATCCCTTCAAGGACATGTAAGAAAACACACTGGAGAGAATCCTTAA
- the LOC111748534 gene encoding zinc finger protein 699-like isoform X1: MGIPKQDSVVLEDVAVNFTQEEWALLSAVQRNLYKDVMLETFWNLASVDWCIQVKTTGSSHPRDIFGNEISSDEKIKSFRRNDSLSDLEEKGKLHNTEDQPQIQRKHLRGQVGSHRGQKIPACEVCGKTFTYSSSLKVHLRRHSGEKPYECKECGKAFNCPTYFREHVRMHTGEKPYECKYCWRAFNFYSSLQEHERTHTGEKPYKCKQCGKAFTFYSSLHGHWKTHSEPRPYECKQCGKGFRCPKYFQQHVNMHSQEKPYECKECGKVYSMPANLRQHMIMHSGERPYECKQCGKTFRWTTSLRLHMRTHSSEKPYECKQCGKAYKCLISLQGHVRKHTGENP; encoded by the exons GACTCGGTGGTCTTAGAGGACGTGGCTGTAAACTTCACccaggaagagtgggctttgctgaGTGCTGTTCAGAGGAATCTCTACAAggatgtgatgctggaaaccTTCTGGAACTTGGCCTCAGTAG ATTGGTGTATTCAAGTTAAAACCACTGGATCAAGTCATCCGCGGGATATATTTGGAAATGAAATCTCCAGTGATGAGAAAATTAAAAGTTTCAGAAGAAATGATTCCTTGTCTGATTTGGAAGAAAAAGGGAAACTTCATAACACTGAAGATCAGCCCCAAATCCAGAGGAAGCATTTGAG GGGACAAGTGGGCAGTCACAGAGGACAGAAAATCCCTGCATGTGAAgtatgtgggaaaacctttacgTATTCCTCATCCCTTAAAGTACATTTAAGACggcacagtggagagaaaccctatgaatgtaaggaatgtgggaaagccttcaatTGTCCCACATACTTTCGAGAACACGTGAGAAtgcacactggagagaaaccctatgaatgcaAGTATTGTTGGAGAGCCTTCAATTTTTACTCATCCCTTCAGGAACATGAGAgaactcacactggagagaaaccctataaatGTAAACAGTGTGGAAAAGCTTTCACTTTTTATTCCTCCCTTCATGGACATTGGAAAACACACAGTGAACCGAGACCTTATGAATGCAAGCAATGTGGAAAAGGTTTCCGTTGTCCCAAATACTTTCAACAACATGTGAACATGCACAGTCAAGAGAAACCCtacgaatgtaaggaatgtgggaaagtctACAGTATGCCTGCAAACCTTCGACAACATATGATAATGCACAGTGGCGAGAGACCCTATGAATGTAaacaatgtgggaaaaccttcagaTGGACTACCTCCTTACGATTACATATGAGAACTCACTCTAgcgagaaaccctatgaatgtaagcaGTGTGGGAAAGCCTACAAGTGTCTTATATCCCTTCAAGGACATGTAAGAAAACACACTGGAGAGAATCCTTAA